The following nucleotide sequence is from Paenibacillus andongensis.
CAGGTCCCGTTCTAATCTTTTTCAGATTATGAAAATGGTTTAAGAAATCCGTATGCGTGAGATCAATTTCGTGGACATGACTTGTTCCTACCCGAATCGCTTGCCCTGTAACACCAGCAAAGCGATGGTTATGTCGATCAGCGCCTTCTTCAGCTAGTTTCGTACTACCTTCAAATTCATGTACGTGCCTCTGTACGACTAATGCTGTTCTTCTCTTTATTGTTAGCTTTTTCTTCTGCATCCGTTGCATGCCTCCTTAAGATGATGTCGCTTCACAACATCCTATTAAGGAAACCAGAAATGAGTGCTAGGTAAAAATTAATTTACGGACCTTTATCTTTTAGATTGCGCCCGCATGAATCGAATCGACAACCAGTTTTTGCTGCCCCATAGCGGAACACATAATCACCTTTGCGTGGCGAATAAATCGAATAATTTCTACGACTTCATGATCGCTTCTGCCTTCTGCCATTACCTCATAATTCAAGTTTACGAGAATATCTTTGTTCATGGATTAAAAGTGTACAAAAGTTCATGATAATCTAAGCTATACTAGTAAAATATGCTACACTAGACTCGTACAGCACGACCTTGGGTGCGGCATTTCTCCAGAAAGGAGGAGGATGCCATGGAAACTTTCCAAGCGATTATGATTATGTTTGCGTTCGGAATGTTCATTCTGGCGCTGCTAACATATATCGATAAAAGAAAGTGACCCACTTCTAGGTTGGTCGCCTTAGTGGGTCACTTCTGCACGTATTCAGTTACTCAGGAGAATCTCACCCAGTCTGTTACTTACGACGGACCGCGAATCCGTCTCTAACTATATTTTACTGTAACATATCCCTTATATTCATGAAATAAATGTTCTAATCAAAATCGTATCTTTGCTCCTTGAAGGGATCTCCATACATATGGTACCCATTCCGCTCCCAAAACCCCGGCTTATCCTTCGGCATAAACTCGATGCCGCGCAGCCACTTCGCGCTTTTCCAGAAGTACAGATGCGGCACGACCATGCGAACCGGAGCCCCATGGTCAGGTGTCAGCAGCTCACCATTGTGTCTGATGCCCAGAAAAGATGTCTCACGAAGGAAGTCCTCGAGCGGAAGATTCGTCGTCCAGCCATGCTCCGCATGCAGCATGACATGGGTTGCTTCCGGCTTCAGCTTCACTTTGCTCATAAGCTCAGAAACAGCAATGCCTTCCCATACATTGTCCAGCTTGGACCATGTAGTTACGCAGTGAATGTCGTTTGCGAACTCTTTGCGCGGAAGAGCCATGAAGTCTTTGTACGAGATCTGGAACTCCTCCTCAACTAAGCCAAAAAGACGCAGATTCCATTTGCTCATATCATTATAGTAAGGCACGGATCCGTAATGAAGCACAGGCCAGCCTTGTGTCAGCGTTTGGCCAGGGGGAACACGGTCATTCTGTTCCTGCGGCTTTTGCCCAAATAACATGAGATAACCTCCATCCTAATATAGGGACCTTTGGTTGGGACCAAAGTCTCTCCTTATTCGGAACGTTTGGTTGGAGACCAAAGTCACACTTTACTAGTCGTTACCGATGTAAGATGCATATTCAGCTGGCGTTAGTAAGCCTTCCAAAGCTTCAGCACCTGTAACTTCGACTTCAACCATCCAACCTTCACTGAATGGTGCACTGTTTACCAACTCAGGTGAACCTTCCAAGGAACTATTTACTGCTGTTACTTTGCCCGAAACAGGCGAGAAAATATCCGAAACCGTTTTAACCGATTCCACACTGCCTATGCTTTCATTCGCGGTAACGGATGTTCCGACTTTAGGAAGCTCCACAAACACAATATCCCCCAATTGATCTTGGGCAAAATCAGTAATGCCTACGCGAACTACTGTATCCGAAAGCTTCTCTACCCACTCATGCTCTTTGGTGTAAAATAAATTGGCTTGTACTTCACTCATCGTTAAACGCCTCGCTTACCAGCAAATTTTGCTTTTAGCTTAATCTAATGGGAACATCAAAGTCAAGGTGGTCGCAGTAAATTTTGCCAACACGGCCGGACTAAGGCGGCAAGTCTCACTTTTCAAAAGTTGCAGTTGACAATTCACACCAATTTGGGCACATAATAATATTATAAATTAAATTGAATATTGGCGAATGATGGTATAGGGAGAGACCGCAGGGCAAGCTCGCGGCGCCGAAGGAGTAAGCCCAAAGCGGTGAATCTCTCAGGCAAAAGGACCTGTATCGGACGCAACTCTGGAGAGCTTCGAATTTCCGCGAACAGCGGGAAAACGGACACCCAAGGGGAAACTTGACGGACGTTTGGTCCAGCGAGGTAACTCTCAGGTATAAAGGACAGGGCAAAAGGTATGTTTGTGTTGCATACTTTTTGCTCTTTTTTGCATTTTCCGGCTTATATTTCGGGCAAAATAGCAATGTCAACAATCGAAGGTGAGGTTACGAGCATGCTAAAACGAACACCGCTCTTCCCGATTTATGCGGAGCATGGAGCGCGAGTCATTGATTTTGGAGGCTGGGAGCTGCCCGTGCAGTTCGCTGGTATTCAAAAAGAGCACGACGCCGTCAGGCAGCAGGCCGGGCTTTTTGACGTGTCCCATATGGGAGAAGTCCGAGTAAACGGAGAAGACGCCCTTCCTTTTCTGCAAAAAATAACAACGAATGATGTATCCAAGCTGGAAGCTGGCCAATGCCAATATAGCCTTATGTGTTATCCGACTGGTGGCGTTGTAGACGATCTACTCGTTTACAAACTTGGTGAAAACAACTACATGCTGGTCATCAATGCATCTAATATCGATAAAGATGTGGAATGGATGAAGCAAAACCTCACGGGCCGTGTGGAATTAGTCAACATTTCAGATGAAACGGCGATGCTCGCGCTGCAGGGACCGCAAGCGGAACTGATTTTAGCTAAACTTACAGAAGCGCCAATTCAATCCTTGAAAACGTTTCGCTTCCTTCCTGAAGCGGATGTTGCCGGGATTAAAGCACTCCTATCTCGTACCGGATACACAGGGGAAGATGGCTTCGAGCTCTATGTAGATCAAAAGGACGCTGTAAAGCTGTGGAAGCTGCTTCTTGAAGCAGGTCAAGAGCAGGGACTCGTACCAGCAGGCTTAGGCGCTCGTGATACCTTGCGTTTTGAAGCTCGTCTCCCCCTTTACGGGCAAGAGCTTTCCAAGGATATTACACCGCTAGAGGCTGGACTTTCATTTTTTGTGAAGCTGGATAAGGGAGATTTCATAGGTCGTGACGTGATCGCTGATCAAAAGGCAAACGGTACACCTCGCAAGCTCGTTGGCATCGAAATGGTCGAACGCGGCATTCCGCGTCCGCATTATGCCGTTTTCAATACGGATGGTCAACAGATCGGTGAAGTCACGACAGGGACACAATCTCCTACTTTCAAAACGAATGTGGGCTTAGCTTTAATCGATTCCGCTTACAGTACACTGGGCACGGAATTGAATGTTGAGATTAGAGGGGCACAGGTCAAAGCCAAAGTTGTTGCTACCCCTTTTTACAAAAGAAAACCTTAAGCCATTCGTCTCTAGAGAGGAGCAAGCCGCCATCATGAAGCACCGCTATTTGCCAATTACGGAACAGGATCAGAAAGAAATGCTGGAAACCATCGGCATCTCATCCATGGAGGAGATGTTTCAAGATATACCTCAGAAGGTTCGCTTTCAAGGCGAACTGAACGTGTCGAAGGCGCTGGATGAGCAAGGACTGCTGCGCTATATGCGCGGTCTGGCGGGTCGCAACGCCGACTTTGACCGGTATGCCAGCTTCCTCGGCGCTGGCATCTACGATCATCACCTTCCGGTGGTGATCAATCATGTCATCTCGCGCTCAGAGTTCTACACAGCGTATACGCCCTATCAACCGGAAATCAGCCAAGGCGAGCTGCAGGCGATTTTTGAGTTTCAGTCATACATCTGTGAGCTCACCGGCATGGCCGTAGCGAACGCCTCGATGTACGATGGCGCAACGGCGCTGGCGGAAGCCGGCGCCTTGGCTAGCGGAGCGACGAAGCGCAGCCGACTGCTCGTCTCAAGAGCGGTGCACCCGGAGGCGCGCGCGATCCTGCGCACGACCGCCCGCGGGCTGAACTTGGAAGTGGTCGAGATCGGTCTCACGCCAGAGGGCGTGACCGACTTCGAGGACCTCACTTCCAAGCTCAGCGATGACGCGGCCGCCGTCATCCTCCAATCGCCGAATTTCTTCGGCTGCTTGGAGAATATCGGGGCCGCTGAGCCCCTCGCGCACGGCGCGGGCGCACTGCTCGTCGTGAGCGCGAATCCGCTCACGCTCGGGCTGCTCGAGGCGCCGGGCAAGCTCGGCGCTGACATTGTCGTCGGCGACTGCCAGCCGCTCGGCATCCCAGCTGCGCTGGGCGGGCCGACGTGCGGCTACTTCGCCGTCGCCGAGAGCTGGATGCGCCGCATGCCTGGGCGCATCGTGGGCCAAACCGTTGACCGCGATGGCAAACGCGGTTTCGTCCTTACGCTCCAAGCGCGGGAGCAGCACATTAGACGTGAGAAAGCCACGTCTAATATTTGCTCCAACCAAGCGCTTCTCGCGCTTTGCGCATCCGTGTACTTGTCCACGATGGGCAAGCAAGGCATTCAGGACGTTGGCAAGCTCAACGTCCAAAAAGCCCATTACGCGGCAAACCGCCTAGCCGCGTCTACGAAAATCTCGCTGCCATTCGCAGGCAGCTTCTTCAATGAATTTGCCGTCAAACTGCCGGACGGCACGAACGTGCAGGAGCTGAACAGTAAGCTCCTGCAGAAGAACATCATCGGCGGCTACGACCTCGGCCGCGACTATCCCGAGCTCGCCGGTCATATGCTGATTGCCGTCACCGAGCAAAGAACGCGCGAAGATATCGATACCTTCGCAGCTGATCTGGAGGAACTCGTATGAGCGAAAACAACGTGAACGTGAAATCAGACGGCAAAGCGCTCATCTTTGAAATGAGCCACCCAGGCCGTGTCGCCTATTCACTGCCTGAATCCGATGTGCCAGAAGTTAATTTGAATGACCTCCTGCCAGCCAAGTTTAGGCGCCAGAACGAACCTGACCTGCCAGAAGTATATGAAGTAGACGTCATCCGTCACTATACGGCGCTTTCACGTCGCAACTTCGGTATCGACAACGGCTTCTATCCACTCGGCTCGTGTACGATGAAATACAACCCAAAAATCAACGAAGACGTAGCCCGCTTCCCTGGCTTCGCCAAAATACATCCGTACCAACCGGAAGAATCGCTACAAGGAGCAATGGAGCTGCTCTACAATCTCCAAAATGACCTTGAAGCCCTCACCGGCATGGACCGCGTAACCCTACAGCCTGCGGCTGGCGCTCATGGCGAGTGGACCGGACTGATGATGATCCGCTCCTACCACGAGAGTCGCGGCGAGAAGCGGACCAAAGTCATCTGTCCCGACTCTGCACACGGCACTAACCCTGCCAGCGCCACTGTTGCCGGGTTTGAAACCATAACCATCAAATCGGGCGAGCGCGGCCTCGTGAATCTTGATGAGCTTCGCAAAGCCGTTGGTCCCGATACCGCCGCTTTAATGCTAACGAATCCGAACACACTCGGCTTGTTCGAAGAACAAATCATCGAGATTGCTGAGATCGTGCATGCCGCAGGCGGACTGCTCTATTATGACGGCGCTAACGCCAACGCCATTATGGGCATCACTCGCCCCGGCGACATGGGCTTCGACGTCGTGCATCTCAATCTGCACAAAACCATGAGTACCCCGCACGGCGGAGGCGGACCTGGAGCAGGCCCCGTTGGTGTCAAAGAAAAGCTGATCCCGTTCTTGCCCACTCCACTCGTTGCAAAGCGCGAAGACGGCAGCTTTTATTTCGACTACAACTACCCGCAAACGATCGGCCGCGTCAAAGGGTTCTACGGCAACTTCGGCATCCTCGTCCGCGCGTACACATATATTCGTACACTCGGTCCAGAAGGATTACGCAAAGTGTCCGAGTATGCCGTCTTGAATGCGAACTATATGCTTGCTAGACTGACACCATACTTTGATGTGCCTCACCCCCGCTTCTGTAAGCATGAATTCGTGCTTTCCGGCAACCGCCAGAAGAAGCTCGGTGTACGTACACTCGATATTGCCAAAAGATTGCTCGATTTCGGCTATCACCCGCCAACGATCTACTTCCCGCTCAGCGTTGAAGAATGCATCATGATCGAGCCTACAGAAACCGAAAGCAAACAAACCTTGGACGAATTCATTGACACCATGATCGCCATCTCCAAAGAAGTCGAGGAGAACCCGGAACTCGTCAAAAATGCTCCCTATACCACCGTCGTCAGCCGTATGGACGAAGCGCTTGCTGCCCGCAAGCCTGTCCTTAACTGTTCTTGCGGATAAATAGCCAAGATAAAACAAACCCGCCCTTCAAGCTGTTTCAGCAGCTGAAGTGGCGGGTTTGTTTTATCTTCCTATTTGCACTATCCCTTTTACTCAGAAAAAAAGAGTAAAAGATTTCGCACTGCTTTATTATAGATGTATATAGTACGAAGTCGGTAGCGAGGCGGGATCGTATCTTTCGGGAACGGTTTTGTTCTCGTTGTTCGAGTCAGGATAGTTCTTTGTATTTTGGGTAGTTCCGTACAGATACGAAAGTTCTTATTATTCCGTTGATTCAATTATTTTTTCTTATCTTCTCTCGATCCCCTTCAGTCCTCTCAGAAACATGATTCTGTGCAGTCTACAAAATTTTCTCATAAGCTTCTTCGAACATGAACAAAGGGGATAGTGCACACAGAAACTCTCTATCTAGACTAACTCCCCTCACCAAGCTTTATCCTGAACCAAAGGGATAGTGCACATAGACACTCTCTATCAAGACTAACTCCCTCACCAAGCTTTATCCTGAACCAAAGGGATAGTGCACATAGACACTCTCTATCAAGACTAACTCCCCTCACCAAGCTTATCCTGAACAAAAGGGATAGTGTCTGCAAGGTTAAAGTTATAGAAATGCCAATATCGATCCTATTCACTTATACAAGCATGATCCCTGAATATCTTGCATATAACGTACGACAGTGAACGGTCGCAATACAAGCGCGGCAGAACTGTGCTTATGTATTATTTTAGAGGAGCGTTTTTATGACCAAACCATGGTTTTATCGGCTTTTATTCTCCTATTTGCCTGTATTTTTCATGATCACATCCGTGCTCATTGTGCTTATTATTCTTTCGATTAGCCAACTGTCCAAAAAAGAAGCTGAAAATGCCAATAAAACGTATGCTTTACATATCATGCAGTCGGTTGACTATGCCTTGAAGACGATAGACGAATATGTGATCAAGGAGCTGCAGACAAATCAGCGGATTGACCAGTTTTTTGACAACAGATTTGAGGGAAATCCTTATTACTCGGCTTATGAAGTCACAGAATTGATTCGCGGGATGATGAATTACAACAAGTTTATTGATTCGGTTTATTTTTACCGGGTTTCTGACCGAATGGTCATTAGTCCAAACACGATGATAACGTCAGACCGTTTCGGCGATAAAGTATTTATTGAAGAAATGATGAAGAGCCCTTCTCAGTATCAGTTGACGAATCAGCGGATCTTTAAAGAATTTGCGGAAATGGATCAGCGTAAAGCCGTCATTTCTTTAGTACGAAAGATTCCCCTGTTATCCGGGCAAAAAGGTATCGTCGTTGTCAATATCAGTATGGATTCTATTGCAAGAATGGTCGGTGATATGTCCAATTCAAAGATCAGTTTCATCGAGGTATATGATCCCGAAGGTAAACAGCTGATGGCATCCGAAAACGGAGATGGAGCAGCAGGATCTAGGAAAAGAGGGTCTGAGCTGACCCGAATCCATTCAACTTATACAAACTGGGAATACCGAAGCGGTCTCAAGGATGACTATTTATTTACCTTCACTTCAGTATTCTCCTATGTATGGATCGGATTGGGACTAGTTATGGTTGTTCTCGGCGGGATCTGGATGACCTATGTGACATATCGCAATTATCGGCCGATTAAGTTGATTATGTCCCGTATCCATGCTTATTCCGAACTGAAGTCGATGGGCGCCCCTGGCAAGAAACAAGACGAATTCCAATATATTGACAGGGCCATAGGCAACCTCATGGAGTTATCCAGCCGCTATGAGAAGCAGCATGAGGAAGATATCGTATTCCGGCGGCGGCACTTTTTCAAAGAATGGCTGGAAGGCAGCCGGGCGGTCGATTATGAAGATTGGAAAGCCGAGATGAATCGGCTGCAATTGCCTTCTGGCTTCGGTCAGCTTGCTGCAGCGGTCATCGAGATGGATAAGTATATGGAAGTATGCCGAATGTTCTCTCAAAAGGATCAAGAACTGCTCAAATTTGTACTAAGCCGTGTCGTTTATGAAACGGCTGAACCGCTTGGCCTGACTGTATGGGCGGAATGGACGGCTACACACAGGCTAAGTGTCGTGATATTTGCTGATCAAGATGCCAAAAACAGCGAGAAGCTCGCGGCCAATTTGTGTGAGAATGTACGCTTCTGGGTCGAGCAGCATCTGCATTTCCGCATTACGCTCGGTGTCGGGCATGTGGTTGGACAAGTACAAGAGCTCGTTCATTCTTACGAGGCTGCCATCCATGTTCTTCGTTTTAAATCGACCTTAGGAACGAATCAAGTCCTGTATCATTGGGAATCCGAAGCGTCCGCCGAGAAGGAAATGTATAAGCACTTGCCCCTGGTCAAATCACTTGCTCAGTCATTTCGCTTGGGGGACAAGGGTTGGAAGCCGGCCTTGGAGCAACTTTTCACCGAATTAAAAGTCGGGTTATTCTCCTACGATGAGATCCGCAATCTAATGAATTATTTGGTTTATCATTTACACCGGGAGATGATGGAGCTTTCAGCCGACATCCAAGAATTGTGGAACGTGGCGCTGCCTCAGCTGAATGAAGTTATTGAACAGTTCGATACGATCGAAGACTTATATGCAGCGTGGTTTCACATGTTAGAGGAAGTATCCCAGCGGATGGCAGCTATTCGCGAAGATAGAAGCACACATGCGGTCATGACCCAGGTTCGCTCCTACGTGGAGACCCATTATGCAGACCCAGAGTTATCGCTTACCTCGCTAAGCGAGCGGTTTCAGCTTCATGCCTCGCATGTCAGCCGTGCCTTCAAAGAGGAGTTTGGCGAAAAATTCGTCGATTATCTCGTTAAGATCCGGATGGAACAAGCGAAAAAGCTTCTCCAAAGCAGCCGTGACTCCGTCCAGGATATCGGGAGCATGGTTGGATACACGCATGCGATATCGTTTATACGCGCCTTCAAGAAGTATACCGGCGTCACGCCCGGCGATTACCGTAAGCAAGAGTAATTATGCCATTTTTCAAGAAAAGTATATCGTTAATTGTTGTTTATTCCACTCTGCATCACATCCGCTAAAGCCTTGTAC
It contains:
- a CDS encoding YmaF family protein — encoded protein: MQKKKLTIKRRTALVVQRHVHEFEGSTKLAEEGADRHNHRFAGVTGQAIRVGTSHVHEIDLTHTDFLNHFHNLKKIRTGPAISVGKGKHVHFVTGQTTLNDGHVHQFNFATLINAPLV
- a CDS encoding putative holin-like toxin, whose translation is METFQAIMIMFAFGMFILALLTYIDKRK
- a CDS encoding sulfite oxidase-like oxidoreductase — protein: MLFGQKPQEQNDRVPPGQTLTQGWPVLHYGSVPYYNDMSKWNLRLFGLVEEEFQISYKDFMALPRKEFANDIHCVTTWSKLDNVWEGIAVSELMSKVKLKPEATHVMLHAEHGWTTNLPLEDFLRETSFLGIRHNGELLTPDHGAPVRMVVPHLYFWKSAKWLRGIEFMPKDKPGFWERNGYHMYGDPFKEQRYDFD
- the gcvH gene encoding glycine cleavage system protein GcvH — its product is MSEVQANLFYTKEHEWVEKLSDTVVRVGITDFAQDQLGDIVFVELPKVGTSVTANESIGSVESVKTVSDIFSPVSGKVTAVNSSLEGSPELVNSAPFSEGWMVEVEVTGAEALEGLLTPAEYASYIGND
- the gcvT gene encoding glycine cleavage system aminomethyltransferase GcvT; the protein is MLKRTPLFPIYAEHGARVIDFGGWELPVQFAGIQKEHDAVRQQAGLFDVSHMGEVRVNGEDALPFLQKITTNDVSKLEAGQCQYSLMCYPTGGVVDDLLVYKLGENNYMLVINASNIDKDVEWMKQNLTGRVELVNISDETAMLALQGPQAELILAKLTEAPIQSLKTFRFLPEADVAGIKALLSRTGYTGEDGFELYVDQKDAVKLWKLLLEAGQEQGLVPAGLGARDTLRFEARLPLYGQELSKDITPLEAGLSFFVKLDKGDFIGRDVIADQKANGTPRKLVGIEMVERGIPRPHYAVFNTDGQQIGEVTTGTQSPTFKTNVGLALIDSAYSTLGTELNVEIRGAQVKAKVVATPFYKRKP
- the gcvPA gene encoding aminomethyl-transferring glycine dehydrogenase subunit GcvPA, with the protein product MKHRYLPITEQDQKEMLETIGISSMEEMFQDIPQKVRFQGELNVSKALDEQGLLRYMRGLAGRNADFDRYASFLGAGIYDHHLPVVINHVISRSEFYTAYTPYQPEISQGELQAIFEFQSYICELTGMAVANASMYDGATALAEAGALASGATKRSRLLVSRAVHPEARAILRTTARGLNLEVVEIGLTPEGVTDFEDLTSKLSDDAAAVILQSPNFFGCLENIGAAEPLAHGAGALLVVSANPLTLGLLEAPGKLGADIVVGDCQPLGIPAALGGPTCGYFAVAESWMRRMPGRIVGQTVDRDGKRGFVLTLQAREQHIRREKATSNICSNQALLALCASVYLSTMGKQGIQDVGKLNVQKAHYAANRLAASTKISLPFAGSFFNEFAVKLPDGTNVQELNSKLLQKNIIGGYDLGRDYPELAGHMLIAVTEQRTREDIDTFAADLEELV
- the gcvPB gene encoding aminomethyl-transferring glycine dehydrogenase subunit GcvPB, whose product is MSENNVNVKSDGKALIFEMSHPGRVAYSLPESDVPEVNLNDLLPAKFRRQNEPDLPEVYEVDVIRHYTALSRRNFGIDNGFYPLGSCTMKYNPKINEDVARFPGFAKIHPYQPEESLQGAMELLYNLQNDLEALTGMDRVTLQPAAGAHGEWTGLMMIRSYHESRGEKRTKVICPDSAHGTNPASATVAGFETITIKSGERGLVNLDELRKAVGPDTAALMLTNPNTLGLFEEQIIEIAEIVHAAGGLLYYDGANANAIMGITRPGDMGFDVVHLNLHKTMSTPHGGGGPGAGPVGVKEKLIPFLPTPLVAKREDGSFYFDYNYPQTIGRVKGFYGNFGILVRAYTYIRTLGPEGLRKVSEYAVLNANYMLARLTPYFDVPHPRFCKHEFVLSGNRQKKLGVRTLDIAKRLLDFGYHPPTIYFPLSVEECIMIEPTETESKQTLDEFIDTMIAISKEVEENPELVKNAPYTTVVSRMDEALAARKPVLNCSCG
- a CDS encoding helix-turn-helix domain-containing protein, producing the protein MTKPWFYRLLFSYLPVFFMITSVLIVLIILSISQLSKKEAENANKTYALHIMQSVDYALKTIDEYVIKELQTNQRIDQFFDNRFEGNPYYSAYEVTELIRGMMNYNKFIDSVYFYRVSDRMVISPNTMITSDRFGDKVFIEEMMKSPSQYQLTNQRIFKEFAEMDQRKAVISLVRKIPLLSGQKGIVVVNISMDSIARMVGDMSNSKISFIEVYDPEGKQLMASENGDGAAGSRKRGSELTRIHSTYTNWEYRSGLKDDYLFTFTSVFSYVWIGLGLVMVVLGGIWMTYVTYRNYRPIKLIMSRIHAYSELKSMGAPGKKQDEFQYIDRAIGNLMELSSRYEKQHEEDIVFRRRHFFKEWLEGSRAVDYEDWKAEMNRLQLPSGFGQLAAAVIEMDKYMEVCRMFSQKDQELLKFVLSRVVYETAEPLGLTVWAEWTATHRLSVVIFADQDAKNSEKLAANLCENVRFWVEQHLHFRITLGVGHVVGQVQELVHSYEAAIHVLRFKSTLGTNQVLYHWESEASAEKEMYKHLPLVKSLAQSFRLGDKGWKPALEQLFTELKVGLFSYDEIRNLMNYLVYHLHREMMELSADIQELWNVALPQLNEVIEQFDTIEDLYAAWFHMLEEVSQRMAAIREDRSTHAVMTQVRSYVETHYADPELSLTSLSERFQLHASHVSRAFKEEFGEKFVDYLVKIRMEQAKKLLQSSRDSVQDIGSMVGYTHAISFIRAFKKYTGVTPGDYRKQE